A genomic segment from Micromonospora echinaurantiaca encodes:
- a CDS encoding glutathione S-transferase family protein, whose product MTRAQFSAETSGGGQFVRQPNRFTDRVTPHSTSPPGGGPDEQGRWPLEAGRYRLIWCRACPWAHRARIVRNLLGLADVISLGTVDPIRDERGWRFSLDPDGFDPVLGIGFLSEAYLVTDPDYAGRVTVPALVDTLTGRVVTNDYPQLTLDLSTEWRRFHAPDAPDLYPVPLRPELDALMAEIHRDVNNGVYRCGFATSQQAYDEAFRTLFARLDALSERLAGRRYLMGDAITEADVRLFTTLVRFDVAYHGHFKCNRQKLTEMPVLWAYARDLFQTPGFGETVDFDHIKRHYYATHEMINPTRIVPLGPDLSGWTTPHGRG is encoded by the coding sequence ATGACCCGGGCCCAGTTCAGCGCAGAGACCAGCGGCGGTGGCCAGTTCGTCCGACAGCCCAACCGGTTCACCGACCGGGTCACCCCGCACTCGACGTCCCCGCCCGGCGGCGGGCCGGACGAGCAGGGGCGTTGGCCGCTGGAGGCGGGCCGCTACCGGCTGATCTGGTGCCGGGCCTGCCCCTGGGCGCACCGGGCCCGGATCGTCCGCAACCTGCTCGGCCTGGCGGACGTCATCTCGCTGGGCACCGTCGACCCGATCCGGGACGAGCGGGGCTGGCGGTTCAGCCTCGACCCGGACGGGTTCGACCCGGTGCTGGGCATCGGCTTCCTCTCCGAGGCGTACCTGGTTACCGACCCGGACTACGCGGGGCGGGTGACCGTGCCGGCGCTGGTCGACACGCTCACCGGACGGGTGGTCACCAACGACTATCCGCAGCTCACCCTGGATCTCTCCACCGAGTGGCGGCGCTTTCACGCCCCCGACGCGCCGGATCTCTACCCGGTGCCGCTGCGTCCTGAGTTGGACGCGCTGATGGCGGAGATCCACCGGGACGTCAACAACGGCGTGTACCGGTGCGGCTTCGCCACCTCCCAGCAGGCGTACGACGAGGCGTTCCGGACGCTGTTCGCCCGGCTGGACGCGCTGTCCGAGCGGCTCGCCGGGCGCCGCTACCTGATGGGCGACGCGATCACCGAGGCGGACGTGCGACTGTTCACCACGCTGGTCCGTTTCGACGTGGCGTACCACGGCCACTTCAAGTGCAACCGGCAGAAGCTGACCGAGATGCCGGTGCTCTGGGCGTACGCCCGGGACCTGTTCCAGACCCCTGGCTTCGGCGAGACGGTCGACTTCGACCACATCAAGCGGCACTACTACGCCACCCACGAGATGATCAACCCGACCCGGATCGTGCCGCTCGGCCCCGACCTGTCCGGCTGGACCACCCCGCACGGGCGTGGCTGA
- a CDS encoding DUF998 domain-containing protein — translation MAEPARRGGIASRAAAAVAAGCTVAGAVAVAVAVIAGPGPGLTGYVSEAGIAGTGYARTYRIGVFALATALLLLAAALPPALRATAGLLAAGGVCTVISGAVTCSAGCPLPPFERATVADLVHGSASIAATASVVLAMLALLTTPGAPAALRRIAGLGAVLAVPLAAAIGLAILLVGRGGLVGTLERLLLAVVAGWGLVTATTLGLAADRDGRVNRP, via the coding sequence GTGGCTGAACCGGCGCGGCGCGGCGGGATCGCGTCCCGGGCCGCCGCGGCGGTCGCCGCCGGCTGCACCGTGGCCGGAGCGGTCGCGGTGGCGGTCGCCGTGATCGCCGGTCCGGGTCCCGGCCTGACCGGGTACGTCAGCGAGGCCGGCATCGCCGGCACCGGCTACGCCCGGACGTACCGGATCGGCGTCTTTGCCCTGGCCACGGCGCTGTTGCTGCTGGCCGCGGCGCTGCCGCCGGCGCTGCGCGCGACCGCCGGGCTGCTCGCCGCGGGCGGGGTCTGCACGGTGATCTCCGGCGCGGTGACGTGCAGCGCCGGCTGCCCGCTGCCGCCGTTCGAGCGGGCCACCGTGGCGGACCTGGTGCACGGGAGCGCGAGCATCGCCGCGACCGCCTCCGTGGTGCTGGCGATGCTGGCGCTGCTGACCACTCCCGGCGCGCCCGCGGCGCTGCGCCGGATCGCCGGCCTGGGCGCGGTGCTGGCGGTGCCGCTGGCCGCCGCGATCGGGCTGGCGATCCTGCTGGTGGGGCGGGGCGGGCTGGTCGGCACGCTGGAGCGGCTGCTGCTCGCGGTGGTGGCCGGCTGGGGTCTGGTCACCGCGACCACGCTCGGGCTGGCAGCCGATCGTGACGGACGGGTCAACCGGCCATGA
- a CDS encoding dicarboxylate/amino acid:cation symporter, translated as MPSTLRKIPFSVQILLGLVLGVALGFLARANDLSWLASTLDTVGGLFVQLLKLAVPPLVFTAIVVSVVSLRGVANAARLALKTLLWFGLTALIAVSVGIGLGLLTDPGRGVTLDVAGASAPKKTGSWTDFLTGIVPTNPVGAFVEGNVLQIVFLALVVGAAALLAGEAAEPFVALNRSLLEIVQKALWWVIRLAPIGTLGLIGNAVAAYGWDLVAPLARFTTAVYVGCAIVLFVVYPLLLAAAGRLNPLRFFAGAWPAIELAFVSRSSVGTMPVTQRSVERLGVPREYASFAVPFGATTKMDGCAAIYPALAAIFVAQVFGVDLGVTDYLLIAFVSVVGSAATAGLTGAIVMLTLTLSTLGLPLAGAGLLLAIDPILDMIRTATNVAGQALVPTIVAAREGTLDRAAYDSAGRRSPVDPVEPAAAADRPARTDRPSPVPA; from the coding sequence ATGCCTTCCACCCTCCGCAAGATTCCCTTCTCCGTGCAGATCCTGCTCGGCCTCGTGCTCGGTGTGGCGCTCGGCTTCCTCGCCCGCGCCAACGACCTGAGCTGGCTGGCCAGCACCCTCGACACCGTCGGCGGCCTCTTTGTCCAGCTGCTGAAGCTGGCCGTGCCGCCGCTGGTCTTCACCGCGATCGTGGTCAGCGTGGTCAGCCTGCGCGGCGTGGCCAACGCCGCCCGGCTGGCGCTGAAGACGCTGCTCTGGTTCGGCCTCACCGCGCTGATCGCGGTGAGCGTCGGCATCGGCCTCGGCCTGCTCACCGACCCCGGCCGGGGCGTCACCCTGGATGTCGCGGGCGCCAGCGCGCCGAAGAAGACCGGCTCCTGGACCGACTTCCTCACCGGCATCGTGCCGACCAACCCGGTCGGCGCGTTCGTCGAGGGCAACGTGCTCCAGATCGTCTTCCTCGCGCTGGTCGTCGGCGCCGCCGCGCTGCTGGCCGGCGAGGCCGCCGAGCCGTTCGTGGCGCTCAACCGCTCGCTGCTGGAGATCGTCCAGAAGGCGCTCTGGTGGGTGATCCGGCTCGCCCCGATCGGCACCCTCGGCCTGATCGGCAACGCCGTCGCCGCGTACGGCTGGGACCTGGTGGCCCCGCTGGCCCGGTTCACCACCGCCGTCTACGTCGGCTGCGCGATCGTGCTGTTCGTGGTCTACCCGCTGCTGCTGGCGGCGGCCGGCCGGCTCAACCCGCTGCGCTTCTTCGCCGGCGCCTGGCCCGCGATCGAGCTGGCCTTCGTCTCCCGCTCCTCGGTGGGCACCATGCCGGTGACCCAGCGCTCCGTCGAGCGGCTCGGCGTGCCCCGCGAGTACGCCTCGTTCGCGGTGCCGTTCGGCGCCACCACGAAGATGGACGGCTGCGCCGCGATCTACCCGGCGCTGGCGGCGATCTTCGTCGCCCAGGTCTTCGGGGTTGACCTCGGCGTCACCGACTACCTGCTGATCGCCTTCGTCTCGGTGGTCGGCTCGGCCGCCACCGCCGGCCTGACCGGGGCGATCGTCATGCTCACCCTGACCCTGAGCACGCTCGGCCTGCCGCTGGCCGGCGCCGGCCTGCTGCTCGCCATCGACCCGATCCTGGACATGATCCGCACCGCCACCAACGTGGCCGGGCAGGCGCTGGTGCCGACCATCGTCGCGGCCCGGGAGGGCACCCTCGACCGGGCCGCGTACGACTCGGCCGGCCGCCGCTCGCCGGTCGACCCGGTCGAGCCGGCCGCGGCGGCGGACCGGCCCGCCCGTACCGACCGGCCGAGCCCCGTTCCGGCCTGA
- a CDS encoding NADH:flavin oxidoreductase/NADH oxidase, protein MSQLFTPLALRGVTLPNRVAMAPMCQYCAGPDGLPTDWHLVHLGARAAGGVGLVLTEATAVLPEGRISPQDTGLWSGAHVDAWRPVTAFLAAHGAVPAVQLAHAGFKASTYRPWAPRRGGVPDAEGGWTPVGPGIEPFQPDYRVPTALDAAGIAGVVEAFSTAAGRAVDAGFAAVEIHAAHGYLLHEFLSPLTNHRRDDYGGDRAGRMRLTLEVARAVRAAVGEDVPVLARISATDWVPGGWTVEDSVVLAGELAGAGVDLVDCSSGGAAAGASIPVGPGYQVPLAARVRREAGVATGAVGLIVEPEQAEQIVATGAADLVLLGRELLRDPYWPHRAAAKLGATPTWPAQYLRAT, encoded by the coding sequence ATGAGTCAGCTCTTCACGCCCCTGGCCCTGCGCGGGGTGACGCTGCCCAACCGGGTCGCCATGGCGCCGATGTGCCAGTACTGCGCCGGGCCGGACGGCCTGCCCACCGACTGGCACCTGGTGCACCTGGGCGCCCGGGCGGCCGGCGGCGTCGGGCTGGTGCTGACCGAGGCGACCGCGGTGCTGCCGGAGGGGCGGATCAGCCCCCAGGACACCGGCCTCTGGTCCGGCGCGCACGTCGACGCCTGGCGGCCGGTGACCGCCTTCCTCGCCGCGCACGGCGCGGTGCCGGCGGTGCAGCTCGCGCACGCCGGGTTCAAGGCGTCGACGTACCGGCCGTGGGCGCCGCGGCGGGGCGGGGTGCCCGACGCCGAGGGCGGCTGGACCCCGGTCGGCCCGGGCATCGAGCCGTTCCAGCCGGACTACCGGGTGCCCACCGCGCTGGACGCGGCCGGCATCGCCGGCGTGGTCGAGGCGTTCTCCACCGCAGCCGGCCGGGCGGTGGACGCCGGGTTCGCCGCGGTGGAGATCCACGCGGCGCACGGCTACCTGCTGCACGAGTTCCTCTCCCCGCTGACCAACCACCGCCGCGACGACTACGGCGGCGACCGGGCCGGCCGGATGCGGCTGACCCTGGAGGTGGCCCGCGCGGTCCGCGCCGCGGTCGGCGAGGACGTCCCGGTGCTGGCCCGCATCTCGGCCACCGACTGGGTGCCGGGCGGCTGGACGGTCGAGGACAGCGTCGTGCTCGCCGGTGAGCTGGCCGGCGCGGGCGTGGACCTGGTGGACTGCTCGTCCGGTGGGGCCGCCGCCGGCGCGAGCATCCCGGTCGGGCCGGGCTACCAGGTGCCGCTGGCCGCCCGGGTCCGCCGGGAGGCGGGTGTCGCCACCGGCGCGGTCGGGCTGATCGTCGAGCCGGAGCAGGCCGAGCAGATCGTCGCGACCGGCGCGGCCGACCTGGTGCTGCTCGGCCGGGAGCTGCTGCGCGACCCGTACTGGCCGCACCGCGCCGCCGCCAAGCTCGGCGCCACCCCCACCTGGCCCGCCCAGTACCTCCGCGCCACCTGA
- a CDS encoding ATP-binding cassette domain-containing protein, protein MRLLRDLWATSPRRMAIVTCLIVLGAGGQAAASALAGPVLVHRSGGFFAALAVGLVAAVLSDLAVSLLMAGLTADWSAHVRRRLCRVALGQDLPTLETTPVGELLDRIDGDVYQVAASVRNHGVRIAQGLAVGVLSAAVALTVWWPVGVGMLLLTAVLAVALRRPTARIAPARMAEEEAWSDLAAVMEEAIHGQDDVRTSLARPYVLRLYARRAAEVLSRGVRVWRMSAKVTTVAAGVTRGGIAAVVLGGAWALATGRVDAARLTAVWLLALGFGLTVEHVARMVPELQYALGAWARVQLLEGARQEPTGGSGPTEGDLAIRDLTFRYPSTDPDGERGPALRGVDLTFVRGRSYALVGRTGSGKSTLAKVLTRAVELPRGTVFLAGRDLLDLDLEQLRRWIAVVPQRTEILAGTLAENVALFDPELLDDAARALRELGLAGWIAELPDGLDTRLGEGGHVLSAGQEQLVAFARILVRDPHVVILDEATARLDPVTEARVQRATERLLRDRIGIVIAHRLSSVRRCDEVVVMADGTVVEAGPLRESERFAELLATSHSAAYAQVGSGVRAGGGTDLLTGPEPADGWPPAELDRPATGPDPLAPGELDRLAPTNLDGLAPSGPDRAPEPDRVEAPPKAEPPPLPPPEPARTLREIFRLCRNDARYGLVAVALFVAIMVLGLDGAVLPWLWADLVDGLGDPYLPALGIVVALLATMPMHYATNLWFPQWWVRQMLRISLRLVHGQTGPRRVSGHTPAEVVAQGGDTERVVQLADNLLDQFISLVLVVAMTVVTGSVVPALFFLGTMVVSGLAATLFGPRLERSARATVAARAAFATALVSTLSAARTVKLAGSTRPVLTHLAGLDVVRSDRQRREISVQVWARSTPALVSGLLPIGAWALFLAGGLSAGATLVAVATLGAARWFAWTTASLVSQYPSASVWTRRTVAMTGVAAYSAEVPGVDLGAGSAPAPPVPPRHPLRRLELTGFGARHEDGTVAVRDVDLTVERGQLVLVVGPVGSGKSSLLRALAGIVHHTGRLTWNGEPVTEPELFLRPNQVGYVGQLPRVLSGTVADNITLGHPVDAAAAVTTAQLEHDLAAAGGGLGLLIGHKGTRLSGGQLQRLALARALAPRTELLVADDVSSALDVTTELALWRALREHGVTVIGSTSKRAALVRADHVVVLQAGTVAAQGPWRDLEPHWSHLAG, encoded by the coding sequence ATGCGCCTGCTCCGAGATCTGTGGGCCACCTCGCCGCGCCGGATGGCGATCGTGACCTGCCTGATCGTGCTCGGCGCGGGCGGCCAGGCGGCCGCGTCCGCGCTGGCCGGGCCGGTGCTGGTGCACCGGTCGGGCGGGTTCTTCGCCGCGCTGGCGGTGGGCCTGGTCGCCGCCGTGCTGAGCGACCTCGCGGTGAGCCTGCTGATGGCCGGACTGACCGCCGACTGGTCCGCGCACGTGCGGCGCCGGCTGTGCCGGGTGGCGCTCGGCCAGGACCTGCCGACCCTGGAGACCACCCCGGTCGGCGAGCTGCTCGACCGGATCGACGGCGACGTCTACCAGGTGGCCGCGTCGGTGCGCAACCACGGCGTACGGATCGCCCAGGGGCTGGCCGTGGGGGTGCTTTCGGCGGCCGTCGCGCTCACCGTCTGGTGGCCGGTCGGCGTCGGCATGCTGCTGCTCACCGCCGTGCTGGCGGTCGCGCTGCGCCGCCCGACCGCCCGGATCGCCCCGGCCCGGATGGCCGAGGAGGAGGCGTGGTCGGACCTGGCCGCGGTGATGGAGGAGGCCATCCACGGGCAGGACGACGTCCGCACCAGCCTGGCCCGGCCGTACGTGCTGCGCCTCTACGCCCGGCGGGCGGCCGAGGTGCTGTCCCGGGGCGTCCGGGTGTGGCGGATGTCGGCGAAGGTCACCACGGTGGCCGCCGGGGTCACCCGGGGCGGGATCGCCGCGGTGGTGCTCGGCGGGGCGTGGGCGCTGGCCACCGGCCGGGTCGACGCGGCCCGGCTGACCGCGGTGTGGCTGCTCGCGCTCGGCTTCGGGCTGACCGTCGAGCACGTCGCCCGGATGGTGCCGGAACTGCAGTACGCGCTCGGCGCGTGGGCCCGGGTCCAGCTGCTGGAGGGCGCCCGGCAGGAACCGACCGGCGGGTCGGGCCCGACCGAGGGCGACCTGGCGATCCGCGACCTCACCTTCCGCTACCCGAGCACCGACCCGGACGGCGAGCGCGGGCCGGCGCTGCGCGGCGTCGACCTGACCTTCGTCCGGGGCCGCTCGTACGCCCTGGTGGGGCGGACCGGATCGGGCAAGTCCACGCTGGCCAAGGTGCTCACCCGGGCGGTCGAGCTGCCCCGCGGCACCGTATTCCTGGCCGGCCGCGACCTGCTCGACCTCGACCTGGAACAGCTGCGCCGGTGGATCGCCGTGGTGCCGCAGCGCACCGAGATCCTCGCCGGCACGCTCGCCGAGAACGTCGCGCTCTTCGATCCGGAGCTGCTCGACGACGCCGCCCGGGCGCTGCGCGAACTCGGCCTGGCCGGCTGGATCGCGGAGCTGCCCGACGGGCTGGACACCCGGCTCGGCGAGGGTGGGCACGTGCTGTCGGCCGGGCAGGAGCAGCTGGTCGCGTTCGCCCGGATCCTGGTCCGCGACCCGCACGTGGTGATCCTGGACGAGGCCACCGCCCGGCTCGACCCGGTCACCGAGGCGCGGGTGCAGCGGGCCACCGAACGGTTGCTGCGCGACCGGATCGGCATCGTCATCGCCCACCGCCTCTCCTCGGTGCGCCGCTGCGACGAGGTGGTGGTGATGGCCGACGGCACGGTGGTCGAGGCCGGCCCGCTGCGCGAGTCGGAGCGCTTCGCCGAGCTGCTGGCGACCAGCCACAGCGCCGCGTACGCCCAGGTCGGGTCGGGGGTGCGGGCCGGCGGCGGCACCGACCTGCTGACCGGGCCGGAGCCGGCGGACGGCTGGCCGCCGGCCGAACTGGACCGGCCGGCGACCGGGCCGGACCCGCTGGCCCCCGGCGAGCTGGACCGGCTGGCGCCGACCAACCTGGACGGGCTGGCGCCGAGCGGGCCGGACCGGGCGCCGGAGCCGGACCGGGTGGAGGCGCCGCCGAAGGCCGAACCGCCGCCGCTGCCGCCACCGGAGCCCGCCCGTACCCTGCGGGAGATCTTCCGGCTCTGCCGCAACGACGCCCGGTACGGCCTGGTGGCGGTCGCCCTGTTCGTCGCGATCATGGTGCTCGGGCTGGACGGGGCGGTGCTGCCCTGGCTCTGGGCCGACCTGGTCGACGGGTTGGGCGACCCGTACCTGCCCGCGCTCGGGATCGTCGTCGCGCTGCTGGCGACCATGCCGATGCACTACGCCACCAACCTCTGGTTCCCCCAGTGGTGGGTGCGGCAGATGCTGCGGATCAGCCTGCGCCTGGTGCACGGGCAGACCGGGCCGCGCCGGGTCAGCGGGCACACCCCGGCCGAGGTGGTGGCCCAGGGCGGCGACACCGAGCGGGTGGTGCAGCTCGCCGACAACCTGCTGGACCAGTTCATCTCGCTGGTGCTGGTGGTGGCGATGACCGTGGTCACCGGGAGTGTGGTGCCGGCGCTGTTCTTCCTCGGCACGATGGTGGTCTCCGGGCTGGCCGCGACGCTGTTCGGGCCGCGGCTGGAGCGCTCCGCCCGGGCCACCGTGGCGGCCCGGGCGGCGTTCGCGACCGCGCTGGTCTCCACGCTGTCGGCGGCCCGTACGGTGAAGCTCGCCGGGTCGACCCGACCGGTGCTGACCCACCTCGCCGGCCTGGACGTGGTGCGCAGCGACCGGCAGCGCCGGGAGATCTCGGTGCAGGTGTGGGCCCGGTCCACCCCGGCGCTGGTCAGCGGGCTGCTGCCGATCGGCGCCTGGGCGCTCTTCCTGGCCGGTGGGCTCTCCGCCGGGGCGACCCTGGTCGCGGTCGCCACGCTCGGCGCGGCCCGGTGGTTCGCCTGGACCACCGCCTCGCTGGTGTCCCAGTACCCGTCGGCGAGCGTGTGGACCCGGCGGACGGTAGCGATGACCGGGGTGGCGGCGTACTCGGCCGAGGTGCCGGGGGTGGACCTGGGCGCGGGAAGCGCGCCGGCCCCGCCGGTGCCGCCCCGGCACCCGCTGCGCCGACTGGAGCTGACCGGCTTCGGGGCGCGGCACGAGGACGGCACGGTGGCCGTCCGGGACGTCGACCTGACCGTCGAACGCGGCCAGCTGGTGCTGGTCGTCGGCCCGGTCGGCTCGGGCAAGTCGTCGCTGCTGCGGGCGCTGGCCGGGATCGTGCACCACACCGGCCGGCTGACCTGGAACGGTGAGCCGGTCACCGAGCCGGAGCTGTTCCTGCGTCCCAACCAGGTCGGCTACGTGGGCCAGCTGCCCCGGGTGCTCTCCGGCACGGTGGCCGACAACATCACCCTGGGCCATCCGGTGGACGCCGCGGCGGCCGTGACGACCGCCCAGCTGGAGCACGACCTGGCCGCCGCCGGTGGCGGGCTGGGACTGCTGATCGGGCACAAGGGGACCCGGCTCTCCGGTGGGCAGTTGCAGCGGTTGGCGCTGGCCCGCGCGCTGGCTCCGCGTACCGAGCTGCTGGTGGCCGACGACGTCTCCTCGGCGCTGGACGTCACCACCGAGCTGGCGCTCTGGCGGGCGCTGCGCGAGCACGGGGTCACGGTGATCGGCTCGACCTCCAAGCGGGCCGCCCTGGTCCGCGCCGACCACGTGGTGGTGCTCCAGGCCGGCACGGTCGCCGCCCAGGGCCCCTGGCGCGACCTGGAACCCCACTGGTCCCACCTAGCCGGCTGA
- a CDS encoding TetR/AcrR family transcriptional regulator: MTDGRSRRRVDTRQRLFEAAVELIAEQGFSATTVDDIAARAGVAKGTVYYNFESKTVLFEELLRHGIGLLTAEFRDAVAGLPPREALAALVRAELDYIRRYRAFAQLLLSEMWRTNREWQQTLRLLRGEAIEVIAETVRAGVASGDLPADLDVRTASSALFGVGLVVAVDWLVFQPDRPIEDVQEALLGIVRRVAQT; encoded by the coding sequence GTGACGGACGGACGGTCGCGGCGGCGGGTCGACACCCGGCAGCGCCTCTTCGAGGCGGCCGTGGAACTCATCGCCGAGCAGGGCTTCTCCGCGACCACGGTGGACGACATCGCGGCCCGCGCCGGTGTGGCCAAGGGCACCGTCTACTACAACTTCGAGTCCAAGACGGTGCTCTTCGAGGAGTTGCTCCGGCACGGCATCGGGCTGCTCACCGCCGAGTTCCGGGACGCGGTGGCCGGCCTGCCGCCGCGCGAGGCGCTCGCCGCGCTGGTCCGCGCCGAACTCGACTACATCCGGCGCTACCGGGCCTTCGCCCAACTGCTGCTGTCGGAGATGTGGCGGACCAACCGGGAGTGGCAGCAGACGCTGCGGCTGCTGCGCGGCGAGGCGATCGAGGTGATCGCCGAGACGGTCCGGGCCGGGGTGGCCAGCGGCGACCTGCCCGCCGACCTGGACGTGCGGACCGCCTCGTCGGCGCTGTTCGGGGTGGGGCTGGTGGTGGCCGTGGACTGGCTGGTCTTCCAGCCCGACCGGCCGATCGAGGACGTGCAGGAGGCCCTGCTCGGCATCGTCCGCCGGGTCGCGCAGACCTGA
- a CDS encoding YhgE/Pip domain-containing protein has protein sequence MSVLPLARFELRRLTRGRLPRAALAVLTVIPLLYGALYLYAFWDPYGKLDRIPVALVNADRPATATDGSRVQAGQDLTDELLDRRVFGWHVTDSRDAAAGLRSGRYHLVFAIPVDFSATLVASPEPDRPARRGELKLVNDDATNYLSGLLARSAFGEIRAAAAESAAKDYFARMLVGFTDARAETARAADGAGRLADGLGQSEAGAGRIADGLGTSEAGAGQLADGLGGAAAGADTLAAGLDRSVRGADELAAGLGELRAGAGQLADGTARAATETRAVADRVNGAADRIEPVLRDNAERIEEAATAIAEGAQSLADGLDALPRRAEAAVTRAEEVRDRLDTLVAEHPELADDPSVVAARAAAAAAVEAARAVTTTLDDAELTALRDRMTQVAATAREIAAAAPHLADDVAAARAKVDELATGLGTLARGTAELRDGLGTAAGGADELRGGLFRLATGARELDGGLTRLGDGSQRLADGLTRLESGAGDLSAGLTRLGGGAGELADGLAAGADRLPGYDDAEARADVLGDPVALERSTRNPAGAYGVGFAPYFLGLALWVGAMITYLLLRPLNRRHVMSGAPAWRVALAGWLPAAAIGLAQAGMLSAVVTLALGLDPARPAATFGLLALASLAFTAIVQWLGAQLGPAGRLAALALLMLQLTSSGGTYPVQTSPGFFQAIHPWLPMSYLVTGLRHTVNGGPVGPVLTGAAVLAGFAAGALALTVAAARRSRRLTPATLHPELTM, from the coding sequence ATGAGCGTGCTCCCACTCGCCCGGTTCGAGCTGCGCCGGCTGACCCGGGGGCGGCTGCCCCGCGCGGCGCTCGCCGTGCTCACCGTCATCCCGCTGCTCTACGGCGCGCTCTACCTCTACGCGTTCTGGGACCCGTACGGGAAGCTGGACCGGATCCCGGTGGCGCTGGTGAACGCCGACCGACCGGCCACCGCGACCGACGGCAGCCGGGTACAGGCCGGCCAGGACCTCACCGACGAACTGCTCGACCGGCGGGTGTTCGGCTGGCACGTCACCGACTCCCGGGATGCCGCGGCCGGCCTGCGCAGCGGCCGCTACCACCTGGTCTTCGCCATTCCGGTGGACTTCTCCGCCACCCTGGTGGCCAGTCCGGAGCCGGACCGGCCGGCCCGCCGGGGCGAGCTGAAGCTGGTCAACGACGACGCCACCAACTACCTCTCCGGCCTGCTGGCCCGCTCGGCCTTCGGCGAGATCAGGGCCGCCGCCGCCGAGTCCGCCGCGAAGGACTACTTCGCCCGGATGCTGGTCGGCTTCACCGACGCCCGGGCCGAGACAGCCCGGGCGGCCGACGGGGCGGGGCGGCTCGCCGACGGGCTCGGCCAGTCGGAGGCCGGCGCCGGGAGGATCGCCGACGGGCTGGGCACGTCCGAGGCGGGCGCCGGCCAGCTCGCCGACGGGCTGGGCGGCGCCGCCGCCGGCGCGGACACCCTGGCCGCCGGACTCGACCGGTCGGTACGCGGCGCCGACGAACTCGCCGCCGGCCTCGGCGAGCTGCGCGCCGGCGCCGGCCAGCTCGCCGACGGCACCGCCCGCGCGGCCACCGAGACCCGAGCCGTGGCCGACCGGGTGAACGGCGCGGCCGACCGGATCGAGCCGGTGCTGCGGGACAACGCCGAACGGATCGAGGAGGCGGCGACCGCCATCGCCGAGGGCGCGCAGTCGCTCGCCGACGGCCTCGATGCCCTGCCCCGCCGTGCCGAGGCGGCGGTCACCCGGGCGGAGGAGGTGCGCGACCGGCTGGACACCCTGGTCGCCGAGCACCCCGAGCTGGCCGACGACCCGAGCGTGGTGGCGGCCCGGGCCGCCGCGGCCGCCGCGGTCGAGGCCGCCCGGGCGGTCACCACCACGCTGGACGACGCCGAGCTGACCGCACTCCGCGACCGGATGACCCAGGTGGCCGCCACCGCCCGGGAGATCGCCGCGGCCGCGCCGCACCTGGCCGACGACGTGGCCGCCGCCCGGGCCAAGGTGGACGAGCTGGCCACCGGGCTGGGCACCCTGGCCCGGGGCACCGCCGAGCTTCGTGACGGCCTCGGTACGGCGGCCGGTGGCGCCGACGAGCTGCGCGGCGGGCTGTTCCGGCTCGCCACCGGCGCGCGGGAGCTGGACGGCGGGTTGACGCGGCTCGGCGACGGCAGCCAACGGCTCGCCGACGGGCTCACCCGGCTGGAGTCCGGGGCCGGTGACCTGTCCGCCGGCCTGACCCGGCTGGGCGGCGGCGCGGGCGAGCTCGCCGACGGCCTCGCCGCGGGCGCCGACCGGCTGCCCGGGTACGACGACGCCGAGGCGCGCGCCGACGTGCTCGGCGACCCGGTGGCGCTGGAACGCAGCACCCGCAACCCGGCCGGCGCGTACGGGGTGGGCTTCGCCCCGTACTTCCTCGGGCTGGCGCTCTGGGTCGGCGCGATGATCACGTACCTGCTGCTGCGGCCGCTCAACCGGCGGCATGTGATGTCCGGCGCGCCCGCCTGGCGGGTCGCGCTGGCCGGTTGGCTGCCCGCCGCGGCGATCGGGCTGGCCCAGGCCGGGATGCTCTCCGCGGTGGTCACCCTGGCGCTCGGGCTGGACCCGGCCCGCCCGGCCGCCACGTTCGGGCTGCTCGCGCTGGCGTCGCTGGCGTTCACCGCGATCGTGCAGTGGCTGGGCGCGCAGCTCGGCCCGGCCGGCCGGCTGGCCGCGCTGGCGCTGCTGATGCTCCAGCTCACCTCCTCCGGCGGCACCTACCCGGTGCAGACCTCGCCGGGCTTCTTCCAGGCCATCCACCCGTGGTTGCCGATGAGCTACCTGGTGACCGGCCTGCGGCACACCGTCAACGGCGGGCCGGTCGGGCCGGTGCTGACCGGAGCGGCAGTGCTGGCCGGCTTCGCGGCCGGCGCGCTGGCGCTCACCGTGGCCGCCGCTCGCCGGTCCCGGCGGCTGACCCCGGCCACCCTGCATCCCGAGCTGACCATGTGA